A DNA window from uncultured Methanoregula sp. contains the following coding sequences:
- a CDS encoding peptidylprolyl isomerase: MTKKARASHILVKTEQQAAQVMKRIADGEDFAAVAKRFSGCPSGKNGGDLGWFTKGQMVPEFEKVAFEEEVGKVVGPIKTQFGYHVIKVTGKD; this comes from the coding sequence ATGACAAAAAAGGCACGTGCATCCCATATCCTGGTAAAGACCGAACAGCAGGCAGCCCAGGTCATGAAGCGCATTGCTGACGGCGAGGACTTTGCAGCGGTTGCAAAGCGGTTCTCCGGATGCCCGTCAGGGAAAAACGGCGGCGACCTCGGCTGGTTCACGAAAGGCCAGATGGTCCCGGAGTTCGAGAAGGTTGCTTTTGAAGAGGAAGTCGGCAAGGTTGTAGGACCGATCAAGACCCAGTTCGGGTACCATGTCATCAAAGTGACCGGAAAAGACTGA
- a CDS encoding dihydropteroate synthase-like protein, producing MRILLPTGAATEEIVKRAAAGSDARVVVTGEIASFLTPHRLKKLLSEERFDLVLVPGMCTASFEQVERETGVPVFRGPRHAADLSLILPLIGTIPLSRTVPADELLSAKRAGEAMERVEHAESAAEYDFIIRGVKIGGNSRMKVLAEIMDAHRRKEIRELVGRYFSAGADIVDLGFGFDAGPADVLRVFSELEGIDQPLAVDTQDPELIRAALGRADLVLSLQEENIPMVGKEVARTGVAAVVVPGRSTPGKNIALAKQAGIRCIIADPLLQPAGSGLVDSLRNFRRIRYPVFFGAGNVVELLDADSPGANALLAAMAMETGAAVIFTSEHSDKTRGSVREMRRATEMMMLAHNRPYPKDLGIDLLILKEKRRRREPPLEYDTVIAAKEMPDDLAYDPRGNFRIGIEGENIVAVISGRAICGKRWQDVLHTILIQGDVSLLDHAGYLGRELYKAELAIRYGRSFEQDGEF from the coding sequence ATGCGCATCCTGCTCCCCACCGGCGCTGCCACCGAAGAGATCGTAAAGCGGGCAGCAGCCGGCTCCGACGCCAGGGTTGTTGTCACCGGGGAGATCGCATCGTTCCTGACCCCGCACCGGCTCAAAAAACTCCTTTCGGAGGAGCGGTTTGATCTGGTGCTCGTGCCCGGCATGTGCACCGCCTCGTTCGAACAGGTAGAGCGCGAGACCGGTGTGCCGGTCTTTCGCGGACCCCGCCATGCAGCGGATCTCTCGCTGATCCTGCCACTTATCGGCACCATCCCCCTGTCCCGGACCGTTCCCGCGGATGAACTCCTGTCCGCAAAAAGAGCGGGGGAAGCAATGGAGCGGGTAGAGCACGCCGAATCCGCTGCAGAATACGATTTCATCATCCGGGGCGTGAAGATCGGGGGGAACTCGAGGATGAAAGTCCTTGCCGAGATCATGGATGCCCACCGGCGCAAGGAGATCCGCGAGCTGGTTGGGAGATACTTTTCTGCGGGAGCGGATATCGTGGATCTCGGGTTCGGGTTCGATGCCGGGCCGGCGGACGTTCTCAGGGTCTTTTCCGAACTCGAAGGGATCGATCAGCCCCTTGCCGTGGATACCCAGGACCCGGAACTGATCCGTGCAGCGCTCGGGCGGGCGGACCTCGTGCTCAGCCTGCAGGAAGAGAATATCCCGATGGTCGGAAAAGAGGTTGCCCGCACCGGTGTTGCGGCAGTTGTTGTCCCCGGCAGGAGCACGCCTGGAAAGAACATCGCCCTTGCAAAGCAGGCCGGAATCCGGTGTATCATCGCCGATCCGCTCCTCCAGCCGGCCGGTTCCGGGCTGGTGGACTCGCTCAGGAACTTCAGACGTATCCGGTATCCCGTATTCTTCGGGGCGGGGAATGTCGTCGAGCTCCTGGACGCCGACTCGCCCGGGGCAAACGCCCTGCTCGCGGCAATGGCTATGGAAACGGGAGCCGCAGTCATCTTCACAAGCGAGCATTCCGACAAGACCCGGGGCTCCGTGAGAGAGATGCGGCGGGCAACGGAGATGATGATGCTGGCCCATAACCGTCCCTATCCCAAGGATCTCGGGATCGATCTTCTCATCCTCAAGGAGAAGCGCCGGCGCCGCGAACCCCCGCTCGAATACGATACCGTCATTGCCGCAAAAGAGATGCCGGACGATCTTGCATACGATCCCAGAGGAAATTTCCGGATAGGTATCGAGGGGGAGAATATCGTTGCGGTCATTTCCGGAAGAGCAATCTGTGGAAAACGATGGCAGGACGTCCTGCATACCATACTCATCCAGGGCGATGTCTCCCTGCTGGATCATGCCGGCTATCTCGGGCGCGAGCTTTACAAAGCGGAACTTGCCATCAGGTACGGGAGAAGCTTCGAACAGGACGGCGAATTCTGA
- a CDS encoding PHP domain-containing protein translates to MLTCDLHVHTRYSKDGESSVEEILKKAEEVGLDAIAITDHDTVDGAKIALSIPSTVLVIPGIEVSTRQGHLLVLGVTEIIPAGLDVEATVEIARRMGALLILPHPYHIWRHGVARRKKAGMAVVDAVESFNSRYIVGSANKKAARIAKRMGKPCVGGSDAHNARFVGFGRTFVDAEKNVPSILEAIRAGNVSCGGKKTPLRTYTRQSINNTWKKIKRITRHVQLR, encoded by the coding sequence ATGCTGACCTGCGACCTGCATGTGCATACCAGATATTCCAAAGACGGCGAAAGCAGTGTCGAGGAGATCCTCAAAAAGGCCGAGGAGGTCGGGCTGGACGCCATAGCCATCACCGATCACGACACCGTTGATGGTGCAAAGATAGCGCTTTCCATCCCCTCAACGGTACTCGTTATCCCGGGTATCGAGGTCTCGACCCGGCAGGGCCATCTCCTTGTGCTGGGCGTTACCGAGATAATTCCTGCAGGCCTCGATGTGGAAGCTACTGTCGAGATTGCCCGGAGGATGGGCGCGCTCCTGATCCTCCCCCACCCTTACCATATCTGGAGGCACGGCGTGGCCCGGCGCAAGAAAGCCGGCATGGCCGTTGTCGATGCCGTGGAATCGTTCAACAGCCGGTATATCGTCGGCTCGGCCAACAAGAAGGCCGCCCGTATAGCAAAGAGGATGGGTAAACCCTGCGTGGGCGGGAGCGATGCCCACAATGCCCGGTTTGTCGGGTTCGGAAGGACGTTTGTCGATGCTGAAAAGAATGTCCCGTCCATCCTGGAAGCGATCCGGGCCGGAAACGTCTCCTGCGGCGGAAAGAAGACGCCGCTGCGTACCTATACCCGCCAGTCGATCAACAACACATGGAAGAAGATAAAGAGGATCACGCGTCACGTGCAGCTCCGGTAA